A genomic stretch from Setaria italica strain Yugu1 chromosome VII, Setaria_italica_v2.0, whole genome shotgun sequence includes:
- the LOC101764679 gene encoding uncharacterized protein LOC101764679, with amino-acid sequence MDAYCAEIRKLKAHFDGLEFHHVPREHNVPADVLSKLGFKRALGSKRALVPVGVFVQDFRKPSIKVLDQDQVNNSTKALAVPTPTDVLMIEAEDNWYTPFIALITDQMVLEDKIEHEKLGRQSANYVVISKELYKKTASIGILMKCILH; translated from the coding sequence atggatgcttactgcgcAGAAATCCGTAAACTTAAGGCCCACTTtgatggtcttgagttccaccatgtccctAGGGAGCACAATGTTCCCGCCGATGTCTTGTCAAAGCTCGGCTTCAAGCGTGCACTCGGCTCCAAGCGTGCGCTGGTTCCAGTTGGCGTCTTCGTACAAGATTTCCGGAAACCATCCATCAAGGTTCTGGACCAGGACCAGGTCAACAACAGCACTAAGGCCCTAGCCGTCCCAACTCCTACTGATGTCCtgatgattgaggcagaagacAACTGGTACACcccgttcatagccttgatcaccgacCAGATGGTGCTAGAGGACAAGATAGAACATGAAAAATTAGGTCGACAAAGTGCAAACTATGTCGTCATTAGCAAGGAGCTCTACAAAAAGACCGCATCCATaggcatcttgatgaagtgcattttGCACTGA